A region from the Aegilops tauschii subsp. strangulata cultivar AL8/78 chromosome 5, Aet v6.0, whole genome shotgun sequence genome encodes:
- the LOC109763250 gene encoding protein WEAK CHLOROPLAST MOVEMENT UNDER BLUE LIGHT 1 encodes MEELNVEGVQQVEELNVKGVQQEEELNVKAVQQVAVVPNTVGSLENLTDSKPLVSVGFTESSADGHNRHLSEDLSSLTINDIRVNGEENCHNQSKGNGHNRNFSEDIGSLTINECRANKVEENCHNQLEGKEQQQISRHNSAERNIFKAAEIAERFIQALDNRVLVETAAPIESVKDAVSKFGGILDWKERRKNVQLKLDKVREEGPEYQRRFIAEEVEKSKVLQELCSTRRIIEGLKLSLEKAQTEALQAQQDAELAEIRYKEIQQGIARKESAAVKAEIVLAKERHATALADLQSVKEELEQLEKEHAALITHRESAEIRAHESTAASQEIEKIVEDLTLELISLKESLTSSHATHIIAEERRINVALAYEQEKLDSQNELKQAEEEIQKLNGDISANKDLESKLEAASALLANLQRDFTAYMEGILPEKESEVGEEVRSMVGVQMKLAKIRKELEDMRTNIETAKDEVKGLWNTAAALRADLEKEKADLTALKDKVHHATVSVSSLQEELRKTARELSVVQQRTEAAKMPVELQQATQETQRAKAKARSACDEVTKASEEADRAKADVNIVQLKQEAVSREILAVKASEEIAVASANALQEYKEEGEIDPQADRRSDKSMMVPLEDYDALNKRAKEAEDRAKKRVMEAVEKIKEAKEGEVRSLDKLHQLTKQIDERREALREAHEKSITAQENKLTMENELRKRRAKHGQHYTAGDADLAIPDVCLLNGACSFDAAGSSASHTQGGDLGRADTIAATAAAEPKARKSFFPRSIAAMFMNRKKTHSK; translated from the exons ATGGAGGAACTGAATGTTGAAGGAGTGCAGCAAGTGGAGGAACTGAATGTCAAAGGGGTGCAGCAAGAGGAGGAACTGAATGTTAAAGCGGTGCAGCAAGTAGCTGTTGTTCCAAACACTGTCGGCTCACTCGAAAACTTGACTGATTCAAAGCCTCTTGTTTCTGTTGGTTTTACTGAAAGTTCCGCAGATGGTCATAACAGACATTTAAGTGAAGATTTAAGTTCGCTTACAATTAATGATATACGTGTGAATGGGGAGGAGAATTGCCACAACCAATCTAAGGGGAATGGTCACAATAGAAATTTCAGTGAAGATATAGGTTCCCTTACAATTAATGAATGCCGTGCAAACAAAGTAGAGGAAAATTGTCATAACCAGCTTGAAGGGAAGGAACAACAACAAATTAGTCGCCATAACTCAGCTGAAAGAAACATTTTTAAGGCAGCAGAGATCGCTGAACGTTTCATTCAGGCTCTAGATAATAGAGTTCTTGTTGAAACTGCAGCACCGATTGAATCTGTTAAAGATGCTGTTAGCAAATTTGGAGGGATTCTTGACTGGAAAGAG AGGCGTAAAAATGTTCAACTCAAACTTGACAAGGTGCGGGAAGAAGGCCCCGAGTACCAGAGAAGATTCATAGCTGAAGAAGTTGAGAAAAGCAAAGTTCTGCAGGAGCTGTGTAGCACCAGGCGGATCATAGAAGGGCTGAAATTAAGCCTAGAGAAAGCACAAACTGAAGCATTGCAAGCACAGCAAGATGCAGAGCTCGCTGAGATACGATACAAAGAGATACAGCAGGGCATTGCTCGCAAAGAGAGTGCTGCAGTGAAGGCAGAGATTGTTCTTGCCAAAGAACGCCACGCGACTGCCTTAGCAGACTTGCAGTCAGTTAAAGAGGAGCTAGAGCAGCTTGAGAAGGAACACGCAGCTTTAATTACACATAGGGAGAGTGCCGAGATTAGAGCACATGAATCCACTGCCGCGTCTCAGGAGATTGAGAAGATCGTGGAGGACCTTACCCTTGAGCTCATCTCACTGAAAGAGTCACTTACCTCTTCGCACGCTACCCACATTATAGCAGAGGAGCGAAGAATAAATGTGGCTTTGGCGTATGAGCAAGAAAAGCTGGATTCGCAGAATGAGTTGAAGCAAGCTGAGGAGGAGATTCAAAAGCTGAATGGCGATATCTCGGCCAATAAAGATCTTGAGTCTAAGCTAGAAGCTGCTTCTGCGTTGCTGGCAAATCTGCAACGTGACTTTACTGCTTATATGGAAGGGATACTGCCTGAGAAGGAAAGTGAGGTTGGAGAGGAAGTGCGATCCATGGTTGGTGTTCAGATGAAGCTGGCGAAGATCAGGAAAGAGCTTGAGGATATGAGGACAAACATCGAAACGGCCAAGGATGAGGTGAAAGGGCTGTGGAATACTGCTGCTGCATTACGAGCTGATCTAGAGAAGGAGAAGGCAGACCTCACAGCATTGAAAGATAAAGTGCATCATGCAACAGTTTCTGTCTCGTCTCTCCAGGAAGAACTGAGAAAGACGGCGCGTGAGCTCAGCGTGGTACAGCAGAGAACAGAAGCGGCTAAAATGCCCGTGGAGCTACAGCAGGCTACTCAAGAAACACAACGAGCAAAGGCGAAGGCTCGGTCGGCCTGCGATGAGGTTACAAAGGCTAGCGAAGAGGCAGACCGAGCTAAGGCAGATGTCAACATTGTCCAGTTGAAGCAAGAAGCAGTCTCAAGGGAGATACTCGCGGTTAAAGCATCAGAAGAGATCGCAGTGGCCTCAGCAAATGCACTGCAAGAATACAAAGAGGAGGGAGAAATAGATCCCCAAGCTGACCGAAGAAGTGACAAGAGCATGATGGTACCACTTGAAGACTACGATGCGTTGAACAAGAGAGCAAAGGAAGCCGAGGACCGAGCTAAGAAGCGGGTTATGGAGGCAGTTGAGAAGATCAAGGAGGCGAAGGAGGGAGAGGTGAGGAGCCTGGATAAGTTGCATCAGCTGACCAAACAGATTGATGAAAGGAGGGAGGCGCTGAGGGAGGCGCATGAGAAATCCATCACAGCACAAGAAAACAAGTTAACAATGGAGAACGAGCTGAGGAAAAGAAGAGCGAAGCACGGCCAACATTACACGGCGGGGGATGCTGATCTTGCGATTCCTGATGTCTGCCTTCTGAATGGCGCATGCTCTTTTGATGCAGCAGGATCGTCCGCTTCTCATACGCAAGGAGGAGACCTGGGTAGAGCTGACACTATCGCGGCAACTGCAGCAGCAGAGCCAAAGGCGCGGAAGTCGTTCTTCCCTCGCTCCATAGCGGCCATGTTCATGAATAGGAAGAAGACGCATTCCAAGTGA
- the LOC109763239 gene encoding galactoside 2-alpha-L-fucosyltransferase, whose translation MDSKPATRVSRRPPPQPPAATRSAVWLVGLLVTLCFFSLPLFLALSPNLSDVWHLGLSVTARHENATAQSESSDSAPASRDRLLGGLLSPDVSEGSCLSRYASSLHRSRASPHSPSPYLASRLRKYEALHRKCGPGTLSYKKSLMQLPSPHSMGLVECRYLVWAPTSGHIGDRVLSIASAFLYALLTRRVLLLQLADDMAGLFCEPFPGATWELPAGGFLADRIKGLRRGSDRSYGNFIRAAKNNKDDDLRAESLPPYAYVHLEHDYQQPEQLFFCDEDQTVLGNINWVILRSNLYFAPGLFLVPQFEEELRWMFPASDTAFHHVGRYLFHPSNEVWELITSYYTPYMASFQEKIGLQIATFAWNPVPFEEYFKQVSACTSQEKILPEVDTTPGVLHEAAAGATSKAVLVSSEHPEYAEKLKSMYHEHATVTGETVSVLQPVDVGGGNHSHNQKAVVEMFLQSYCDVSVVSGWSTVGYVGHGLAGVKPWLLLAPRNQTAADPPCVQATSMEPCFHAAPSYDCRAKKKGDLGAVLRHVRHCEDVGDGLKLFD comes from the exons ATGGACAGCAAGCCGGCGACGCGGGTgtcccgccggccgccgccgcagccaccggCAGCCACGAGGAGCGCCGTGTGGCTCGTCGGCCTGCTCGTGACGCTCTGCTTCTTCTCCCTGCCGCTCTTCCTCGCGCTCTCCCCCAACCTCTCCGACGTGTGGCATCTGGGCCTCAGCGTCACCGCGCGCCACG AGAACGCGACGGCTCAGTCAGAGTCTTCGGACTCGGCGCCGGCGAGCCGGGACAGGCTGCTCGGCGGCCTCCTGTCGCCGGACGTCAGCGAGGGGTCCTGCCTGAGCCGGTACGCGTCGTCCCTCCACCGCAGCAGGGCGTCGCCGCACTCGCCGTCGCCGTACCTGGCTTCCCGGCTGCGCAAGTACGAGGCGCTCCACCGCAAGTGCGGCCCGGGCACGCTCTCCTACAAGAAGTCGCTGATGCAGCTCCCGTCCCCGCACAGCATGGGCCTGGTGGAGTGCCGCTACCTCGTGTGGGCGCCCACCTCCGGCCACATCGGCGACCGCGTGCTCTCCATCGCGTCCGCCTTCCTCTACGCGCTGCTCACCCGCCGCGTCCTCCTCCTGCAGCTCGCCGACGACATGGCCGGCCTCTTCTGCGAGCCCTTCCCGGGCGCCACGTGGGAGCTCCCCGCCGGGGGCTTCCTCGCCGACCGCATCAAGGGGCTCCGCCGCGGCAGCGACCGCAGCTACGGGAACTTCATCCGGGCCGCCAAGAACAACAAGGACGACGACCTGCGGGCGGAGTCGCTGCCGCCGTACGCGTACGTCCACCTGGAGCACGACTACCAGCAGCCGGAGCAGCTCTTCTTCTGCGACGAGGACCAGACCGTCCTCGGCAATATCAACTGGGTGATCCTGCGCTCCAACCTCTACTTCGCCCCGGGGCTGTTCCTGGTGCCGCAGTTCGAGGAGGAGCTCCGGTGGATGTTCCCGGCGAGCGACACGGCGTTCCACCACGTCGGGAGGTACCTCTTCCACCCGTCCAACGAGGTGTGGGAGCTCATCACGAGCTACTACACGCCGTACATGGCCAGCTTCCAAGAAAAGATCGGTCTGCAGATCGCCACCTTCGCCTGGAACCCCGTGCCGTTCGAGGAGTACTTCAAGCAGGTCTCGGCATGCACGAGCCAGGAGAAGATCCTGCCGGAGGTGGACACGACCCCGGGCGTCCTCCATGAGGCTGCGGCGGGGGCGACGTCCAAGGCGGTGCTCGTCAGCTCGGAGCACCCGGAGTACGCCGAGAAGCTCAAGTCCATGTACCACGAGCACGCGACCGTGACCGGCGAGACCGTCAGCGTGCTGCAGCCCGTCGACGTCGGCGGCGGGAACCACTCGCACAACCAGAAGGCGGTGGTGGAGATGTTCCTGCAGAGCTACTGCGACGTGTCGGTGGTGAGCGGCTGGTCCACCGTGGGATACGTCGGGCACGGCCTCGCCGGGGTGAAGCCGTGGCTGCTGCTGGCGCCGAGGAACCAGACGGCGGCCGACCCGCCCTGCGTCCAGGCGACGTCCATGGAGCCGTGCTTCCACGCGGCGCCGAGCTACGACTGCAGGGCCAAGAAGAAGGGGGACCTCGGCGCCGTTCTCCGGCACGTCAGGCATTGCGAAGATGTCGGCGATGGCCTCAAACTATTTGACTGA